One part of the Granulicella arctica genome encodes these proteins:
- a CDS encoding glycoside hydrolase family 3 C-terminal domain-containing protein produces the protein MKPVVILSTILLCVCSASAQDAARPAYLDPSKPTEQRVADLISRMTLEEKAQQLNHLNGGIPRLKVPAWGGWNQTLHGVWSKQSTTLFPAPIAMGATWDAPLIRTITSAMSDEARALYNLGADGPRSKHGLVFRSPVINVSRDPRWGRIQEVFSEDPFLTGRMGVAYIQGLQGDDPHYLKVAATVKHFAVNNVETNRQRLSAEVDERNLMEYWLPHWKAAIMEGHAQSVMASYNAINGTPDAVNRYLLTDILRGQWHFDGFVTDDLGGVNLLVTAHHITEDPVEATVRAIQAGCDSDDIQFETNIPLAVKSGRLPIAEVDRALGRVLGVGFRLGAFDPPEMNPYSKISADVIRSDEHLHLSLQTALESMTLLSNKGNFLPLNKERLKSVAVIGPAGDTDYETGNYYGKPARKVGPLQGLKEALGPRVKVEYEQGAGFIEAADPAAIARAVELARRSDVAILFLGTNLKVEAEGKDRRDLNLPGAQEKLMEAVYAANPKTVLVLMNAGPLAVTWANDHLPAILDAWYPGEAGGTAIAQVLLGEYNPGGHLPYTVYASLDGVPPQNEYDVSKGYTYLYFKGVPLYPFGHGLSYTQFKFSNLKLSHPTINATGQIEVSFDLQNIGSMAGSEVVQMYVHQVKSDIVQPIKSLRGFQRVVLEPGETRHMTIPLDAPQLSYYDVVTRKFIVAPGMFDVMVGASSEDIRLRTLLEVNHR, from the coding sequence ATGAAACCTGTTGTCATTCTCAGCACCATCTTGTTGTGCGTGTGTAGTGCCTCTGCACAGGATGCGGCGCGCCCTGCGTATCTGGATCCGTCGAAGCCTACCGAGCAGAGGGTTGCCGATCTGATCTCACGCATGACGCTGGAAGAGAAGGCGCAGCAACTGAATCATCTGAATGGCGGCATTCCGCGCCTCAAGGTGCCGGCTTGGGGCGGATGGAACCAGACACTGCATGGTGTGTGGTCAAAGCAGTCGACAACATTGTTTCCCGCCCCAATCGCGATGGGAGCGACTTGGGATGCGCCCCTGATTCGTACGATCACTAGTGCGATGTCGGATGAAGCGCGAGCTTTGTACAATCTTGGCGCGGACGGTCCCCGTTCGAAGCATGGTCTGGTATTTCGCTCGCCGGTAATCAATGTAAGCCGCGATCCCCGCTGGGGACGTATCCAGGAGGTGTTCAGCGAGGACCCTTTTCTAACGGGGCGCATGGGGGTCGCTTACATTCAGGGACTACAGGGCGACGATCCGCACTATCTTAAGGTCGCGGCAACAGTAAAACATTTCGCCGTGAACAATGTAGAGACGAATCGACAGCGACTCTCCGCCGAAGTGGATGAGCGCAACCTGATGGAGTACTGGTTGCCCCATTGGAAGGCGGCGATTATGGAAGGTCACGCACAATCGGTGATGGCTTCTTACAACGCTATTAACGGAACACCGGATGCGGTCAACCGGTATCTACTGACAGATATTCTGCGTGGACAATGGCATTTTGATGGCTTTGTGACGGATGATCTGGGTGGGGTCAATTTGCTGGTGACTGCTCATCATATTACCGAAGACCCAGTAGAGGCGACAGTGCGTGCTATCCAGGCGGGGTGCGACTCGGATGATATACAGTTCGAGACGAACATCCCATTGGCAGTGAAGAGTGGTCGTCTACCAATTGCCGAGGTGGATCGTGCCTTGGGACGAGTGTTGGGAGTTGGCTTTCGTCTTGGCGCATTCGACCCGCCTGAGATGAATCCCTACTCGAAGATCTCAGCCGATGTTATTCGCTCCGACGAGCATCTGCACCTCTCATTACAGACGGCTTTGGAGTCGATGACGCTGCTTAGCAACAAGGGAAATTTTCTGCCTCTGAATAAGGAACGCTTGAAGAGTGTTGCCGTGATCGGTCCTGCGGGAGACACAGACTACGAAACCGGGAACTATTATGGAAAGCCTGCGCGCAAGGTGGGCCCACTTCAGGGATTGAAGGAGGCACTGGGCCCCCGAGTGAAGGTGGAGTACGAGCAGGGGGCCGGATTTATTGAAGCGGCAGATCCGGCCGCGATCGCCCGTGCAGTCGAACTGGCGCGAAGATCGGATGTCGCCATCTTGTTTCTTGGTACGAATCTTAAAGTCGAAGCCGAAGGCAAGGATCGCCGAGACCTGAATCTTCCTGGCGCGCAGGAGAAGTTGATGGAAGCTGTTTATGCAGCCAATCCGAAGACTGTCCTGGTGCTGATGAATGCCGGCCCACTGGCTGTGACGTGGGCTAATGATCATCTGCCGGCCATTCTCGATGCCTGGTATCCAGGTGAGGCGGGCGGTACGGCGATCGCACAAGTGCTGTTGGGCGAATACAACCCGGGCGGCCATTTGCCCTACACGGTCTATGCCAGTCTCGACGGAGTACCGCCGCAGAATGAGTATGATGTGTCGAAGGGATACACCTATCTCTACTTCAAGGGTGTACCGCTCTATCCCTTTGGACATGGACTGAGCTATACGCAATTCAAGTTCAGTAATCTGAAACTATCGCATCCCACGATTAATGCAACAGGCCAGATAGAGGTATCGTTCGACCTCCAAAACATCGGCTCGATGGCAGGATCGGAGGTGGTGCAGATGTATGTTCATCAGGTGAAGTCAGATATTGTTCAGCCGATCAAAAGTTTGCGAGGCTTTCAGCGTGTTGTGCTAGAGCCGGGCGAGACCAGGCACATGACCATTCCACTGGATGCTCCACAGCTTTCCTACTACGATGTGGTCACCCGAAAATTTATTGTCGCTCCGGGAATGTTCGACGTGATGGTTGGAGCGTCGTCGGAGGATATACGGCTTCGAACTCTCCTGGAGGTAAATCACCGATGA
- a CDS encoding YncE family protein — MKTRFLAISLACVNVFGQMAKQSPEAPPLPTEQLPGKGLAQHPFLYCGEWDTRGTEQTIYLVRHGKVDWTYSVPFDDELSDCTMLRNGNILFVRKKSGASEITPAKKIIWNYQAEPGTEVHVIQPLGGTRLMLVQNGNPAKLLILDTKTNRVEKTVILPVGAYKGPHGQFRRVRITGAGTILAAHMDNDRVTEYNMDGKTIWSVDIPSPWSAVRLKSGNTLIGSNYGFVREIDPKGSTVWKIDQYELPGYPLHIVQEVQRLANGNTLINNWSGDLKVPGATNWVQLIEVTPDKKVVWALHDYDHLGPASATQLLDESTNPEKPGDQQR, encoded by the coding sequence ATGAAAACTCGCTTTCTTGCTATTTCGCTCGCGTGCGTCAACGTTTTCGGACAGATGGCCAAGCAAAGTCCTGAGGCACCACCTTTGCCAACCGAGCAACTTCCTGGGAAGGGGCTTGCCCAGCACCCTTTTCTATATTGCGGCGAGTGGGACACACGCGGCACCGAACAGACGATCTATCTTGTCCGTCACGGCAAAGTGGATTGGACATACTCCGTTCCCTTCGACGATGAACTCAGCGACTGCACTATGTTACGTAATGGCAACATCCTATTTGTCCGCAAGAAATCAGGCGCAAGCGAGATCACCCCCGCGAAGAAGATCATCTGGAACTATCAAGCCGAGCCCGGCACCGAGGTACATGTTATCCAGCCGCTCGGCGGGACGCGTCTCATGTTGGTGCAAAACGGCAACCCCGCTAAACTGCTCATTCTCGATACCAAGACCAACAGAGTCGAAAAGACAGTCATCCTGCCAGTAGGAGCATACAAAGGCCCCCACGGACAGTTTCGCAGGGTCCGTATTACAGGGGCTGGGACAATCCTTGCCGCCCACATGGACAACGACAGAGTCACAGAATACAACATGGACGGTAAGACAATTTGGTCTGTCGACATACCATCACCGTGGTCCGCAGTCCGTCTAAAAAGCGGAAATACACTCATCGGAAGCAATTATGGGTTTGTTCGAGAAATTGACCCCAAGGGCAGTACCGTGTGGAAGATAGACCAGTATGAGCTTCCAGGTTATCCGCTGCACATCGTTCAAGAAGTGCAACGGCTGGCGAACGGCAATACTCTCATTAACAACTGGTCTGGTGACCTCAAAGTTCCTGGAGCTACTAACTGGGTTCAATTGATCGAAGTTACTCCGGACAAGAAAGTTGTTTGGGCACTCCACGACTACGACCATTTGGGTCCCGCGTCTGCTACCCAATTGCTAGACGAGTCAACCAATCCCGAAAAGCCAGGCGACCAGCAAAGGTAG
- a CDS encoding glycoside hydrolase family 2 protein produces the protein MGLLIPAFGQQPFQTLLVGVDRRNITSLDGDWHYLVDQSPGRALYTSHGEINDKSYAMNTHPHIVGSHNEEYDFATAPTLKVPGDWNTQVPQLFNYEGAVWYQRDFDAQPKPGTRTFLHVGAANYRSHVWVNQKRVCDHEGGYTPFDCEVTAVLHPGSNFVVIAVDATRLVDGIPSVGIDWFNYGGLTRDVSLVTVPKSFIDDYDVHLAHGPKFEPGNAEITGYVHVLDAPAGTAIAIDIPEAGAKTIVRTDAEGNAPFSVRASKLTLWSPESPKLYKVRLASGDDSLTDDIGFRDIRVDGTRILLNGRATFLQGANVHAEAPIRGGRVNTDEDVSTIFNYLKDMNANFVRLAHYPHDERMERTADRDGIMVWSEIPNWQHISFEKPEVYAKDVVMLKEMIRRDRNKASVILWSVSNETSNNPTRTKFLTDLANEARKLDPTRPITSAIVDPRPKGTDMVNNDPLCDALDVIGQNEYVGWYEASPEDADRIHWSLPQKPIIMSEFGAEAKYGNHGATSERWTEEQQVYVFQHQFVMLNKISQLRGITPWILMDFRSPTRNIPKLQDGYNRKGLISEDGKKKLAFGLFQKAYNEHSVGKAE, from the coding sequence TTGGGACTGCTGATCCCTGCTTTTGGCCAGCAACCGTTCCAAACTCTTCTTGTCGGCGTCGATCGCCGCAACATTACTAGTCTTGACGGAGACTGGCACTACCTCGTTGATCAGTCTCCTGGCCGCGCTCTCTACACTTCGCACGGAGAAATCAACGATAAGAGCTACGCCATGAACACCCACCCCCACATCGTCGGCAGCCACAACGAGGAGTACGACTTCGCAACCGCGCCCACTCTCAAAGTCCCCGGCGACTGGAACACCCAGGTTCCGCAACTTTTCAACTACGAAGGCGCCGTCTGGTATCAACGTGACTTCGATGCCCAGCCTAAACCCGGCACCCGTACCTTTCTCCACGTTGGTGCCGCCAACTACCGGTCCCACGTTTGGGTCAACCAGAAGCGGGTCTGCGACCACGAAGGCGGCTACACTCCCTTCGACTGCGAAGTCACTGCCGTGCTACATCCCGGATCCAACTTCGTCGTCATCGCCGTCGACGCCACTCGCCTCGTCGACGGCATTCCCTCAGTCGGCATCGACTGGTTCAACTATGGCGGCCTCACTCGCGACGTCTCTCTCGTTACCGTCCCGAAGTCCTTCATTGATGATTACGATGTACACCTTGCCCATGGCCCCAAGTTCGAACCCGGCAACGCCGAGATCACAGGTTACGTCCACGTCCTCGACGCTCCCGCCGGAACAGCCATCGCCATCGACATCCCCGAGGCAGGTGCTAAAACCATCGTTAGAACCGACGCTGAAGGCAACGCGCCTTTTAGCGTTAGGGCGAGCAAGCTCACCCTCTGGTCACCCGAATCTCCAAAGCTTTACAAAGTCAGACTGGCTTCTGGCGATGACAGTCTCACCGATGACATAGGGTTCCGCGATATTCGCGTCGATGGTACCCGCATTCTGCTTAACGGCAGGGCAACTTTCCTGCAAGGCGCCAATGTACATGCAGAGGCTCCCATTCGTGGAGGCCGGGTCAACACGGATGAAGACGTCTCCACCATTTTCAATTATCTAAAAGACATGAACGCCAACTTTGTCCGTCTCGCCCACTATCCTCACGACGAGCGTATGGAGCGGACCGCCGACCGCGATGGCATCATGGTCTGGTCCGAAATACCCAATTGGCAGCACATCTCCTTTGAGAAACCAGAGGTCTATGCGAAAGACGTCGTCATGCTCAAAGAGATGATCCGACGGGACCGCAACAAGGCATCGGTTATCCTTTGGTCCGTCTCTAACGAGACATCCAACAACCCAACTCGCACCAAGTTCCTCACCGACTTAGCCAACGAAGCTCGTAAGCTCGATCCCACTCGCCCCATTACCTCGGCCATCGTCGATCCTAGACCTAAAGGCACAGATATGGTCAACAATGATCCTCTCTGCGACGCGCTCGACGTCATTGGCCAGAACGAGTATGTTGGTTGGTACGAGGCGTCCCCCGAAGACGCCGACAGGATTCACTGGAGCCTCCCGCAAAAGCCCATCATTATGAGCGAGTTTGGTGCCGAAGCTAAGTACGGTAACCACGGCGCAACTAGTGAGCGCTGGACTGAAGAGCAACAGGTCTACGTCTTCCAGCACCAGTTCGTCATGCTTAACAAAATCTCTCAACTCCGTGGCATTACTCCATGGATACTTATGGACTTTCGGTCGCCCACGCGAAACATTCCCAAGTTGCAGGATGGATACAATCGCAAAGGTCTGATCTCGGAAGACGGCAAGAAAAAGCTGGCCTTCGGGCTCTTCCAGAAGGCCTACAATGAGCATTCAGTTGGCAAGGCTGAATAG
- a CDS encoding LacI family DNA-binding transcriptional regulator has translation METTQGMTPPVFDDVFYLGMYARWMVSTRRRLRDDLHSPFTFVLKPFSAGFSSLNCIAKNATNPIFKKSVWRDARMAISGLVKAQPARFGTTEAARARCPKLAISRIGPSPNLFSEQSQFFPSEIQFSISTGPEKEQRLSARTSFRSYAPYKRLDVVCSTSMLGSSHKKTGKEFRVSRMAKPSSSDRERPTIREVAKLAGVALMTVSRVINNHPSVRPKSRKKVQAAIEELGYERNEAAGLLKGHRSLMIGLILPDLADIFFATCANTVEQLARENGYMTMVVSSGHDAELEMQQAELMARRKLSGLLIVTSGKGDPGRVRKLLASGLAIVAFDRPLEGLGTDAVLVENRSGAEDAIKHLIGHGHKRIACVGYDDDAYPVRERIDGYRNVMLANRLRPVTFMKMHTLDAVLTWLKAISGKADRPTALFSTNYRTTVLLLRALSEQKMKIPSDMALIGFDDFDLAAVIAPPVTTVGQSPVDLAARATRLLMERIQEVRAGAESTPAKILLPATLIVRESCGRHSKQ, from the coding sequence TTGGAAACGACGCAAGGCATGACTCCGCCGGTTTTCGACGATGTATTCTATCTCGGGATGTACGCACGATGGATGGTCTCGACCCGCCGGCGACTGCGTGACGATCTTCACTCTCCATTCACCTTTGTCCTGAAGCCGTTTTCGGCAGGCTTCTCGAGCCTCAATTGCATTGCAAAGAACGCGACAAACCCGATCTTCAAGAAGAGCGTGTGGCGCGATGCCAGAATGGCAATTAGCGGATTGGTGAAAGCCCAGCCAGCTAGGTTTGGCACGACGGAAGCGGCCCGGGCCAGATGTCCAAAGCTCGCCATCTCACGGATCGGGCCATCGCCAAATCTCTTCAGCGAACAGTCACAATTCTTCCCTTCCGAGATACAGTTCTCAATTTCGACTGGACCAGAAAAAGAACAGCGGCTCTCAGCAAGAACCTCTTTCAGAAGCTATGCTCCATACAAGCGACTAGATGTTGTATGCTCCACTAGCATGCTTGGCAGTTCGCATAAGAAGACAGGAAAGGAATTCAGAGTGTCACGCATGGCAAAACCGAGTTCGAGCGATCGCGAACGGCCGACCATTCGCGAAGTTGCAAAGTTGGCAGGAGTGGCATTGATGACGGTATCTCGCGTCATCAACAACCATCCTAGCGTGCGACCTAAGAGCAGAAAGAAGGTCCAGGCCGCGATCGAGGAATTGGGTTACGAGCGAAATGAGGCCGCTGGCCTGCTTAAGGGGCACCGTTCCCTCATGATTGGCCTGATCCTTCCGGACCTGGCCGACATTTTTTTTGCTACCTGCGCTAACACCGTAGAGCAACTGGCACGGGAAAACGGGTATATGACGATGGTCGTTTCCTCAGGGCACGATGCGGAATTAGAGATGCAGCAGGCCGAACTGATGGCTCGACGTAAGCTTTCCGGATTACTGATCGTGACGTCCGGCAAAGGAGATCCCGGGCGAGTGCGGAAGCTGCTGGCGAGTGGGCTCGCGATTGTCGCATTTGATCGCCCTTTGGAAGGACTGGGAACCGATGCCGTCCTGGTCGAGAATCGATCGGGGGCAGAAGACGCCATTAAACATTTGATCGGGCATGGGCATAAGCGCATAGCATGCGTAGGTTACGACGACGATGCGTATCCTGTCCGTGAACGGATCGATGGCTACAGGAACGTCATGCTCGCTAACCGTCTGCGACCAGTTACCTTCATGAAGATGCATACACTGGATGCGGTTTTAACCTGGTTGAAGGCGATCTCAGGCAAGGCCGACCGGCCGACCGCCCTCTTTTCGACGAACTACCGCACCACGGTTCTCCTGCTTCGTGCGTTGTCCGAACAAAAAATGAAGATCCCCAGCGACATGGCATTGATCGGCTTCGACGACTTCGATCTGGCTGCCGTCATTGCCCCGCCGGTCACAACCGTTGGTCAATCACCCGTAGACCTGGCGGCCCGTGCCACGCGGCTATTAATGGAGCGCATCCAGGAGGTCCGAGCTGGAGCCGAGTCTACACCAGCAAAGATCCTGCTTCCTGCGACGCTGATCGTGCGTGAATCCTGCGGTCGTCATTCGAAGCAATAA